GCCTCGGGCCATAAACAGTAAAATAGCGCAAAGATACAAATGGTACACCAAAATTTTTGTGATAAAGTCCACATAAGCGCTCAGCTGCAAGCTTTGTAATTCCGTAAGGGGAAACAGGCTTAGGACAAATTTCTTCATGGGTAGGTAGAGTTTCAGCATCACCATACACACTGGAAGTAGAAGCGAATACTAACCTTTGGAGAGAAGGAGTATCTTTTGCTGCTTCTAATAAAACTTGAGTACTGTTAATATTTCGTTCGGTGTAAGCACGAAACCCTTGTCCCCAGCTTGCCCTCACCCCCGCCTGCGCTGCCTGATGGTAAATTACATCAACATTTTTTAGAAGTGTTTGCCAGTCTAGAAACTGAATATTTCCTTCTACTAATGTAAAAGCGGGATGGTTTCGCAAATGTGCAATGTTCTTACGCTTGATTGTAGGGTCATAGTAATCATTAAATTCATCAATGCCGATTACCTCTTCTCCTTGTTTCAACAATGCTTCTACAAGATGAGAACCAATAAAACCCGCAGCTCCGGTAACTATACTTTTAGTCATAGTGTCCTATTTTTGGGATAATTTTTTTACTTGATATTCACAGGTTAATGCTTGTAAGGTACTAACTGCCACTCCTTAATATACCTGTATTAAATATTACTTTACTTTCTTCTGCCCTCTGCCTTTCCTCTTATTAACTCCAGGTTATTCTTTGGACTTGCATAAGTATTAGAATTGGTGAAAAAATTGAACGGCGAGCAGCCTTTAAGGATTCTCGCACTTCAAGGGACGCAAGAGGAAATCTGTGAAAGTTTTAGTTGTAGGTAACGGAGGGCGGGAACACGCCCTTGCTTGGAAACTATTGCAATCGAGGCAAATTGAGCAAGTTACATGTGTACCAGGAAATGGCGGTACAGCCAGTATGTTACATTGCCAAAACTTGCCTTTAGGAATAGATGACTTTGAGGGTATTGGTCAGTTTGCCCAAAAAGAGCAAATTTCTCTGGTTGTAGTTGGGCCAGAAGTACCTTTGGCTATGGGTATCTCAGACTATCTCAACTCACAAGGCTTGAAGGTTTTTGGCCCAACTAGGGGAGGGGCGCAAATAGAAGCGAGTAAAGCTTGGGCAAAAGCTTTAATGCAAGAAGTAGGAATTCCTACAGCTCATAGTGCGGTATTTACGCAAGCATCTGCCGCTAAATCTTACGTAAAAGATCATGGTGCCCCCATTGTTGTGAAAGCTGATGGCTTGGCAGCAGGTAAAGGTGTGACAGTTGCTCAAACACTCGATCAAGCTATTGAAGCTATCGAAGCTATTTTTCGGGGGCAGTTTGGCAATGCTGGGAAATTTGTCGTCATTGAAGAATGTTTAATTGGTGAAGAAGTCTCTGTTCTAGCCCTAACAGATGGGTTGACAATTCGGTCATTGTTGCCAGCTCAGGATCATAAACGTAGCGGTGAAGGTGATACAGGAGAAAATACAGGTGGTATGGGAGCTTATGCTCCAGCGCCTATTGCCACGCCAGAGTTAATGGCACGAGTTCAAAAAGAAGTATTAGAGAAAGCGATCGCAGCTTTTAGAGCCAAGAACATTGATTATCGAGGTGTACTCTATGCTGGATTGATGATTACTCCTGATGGCGGTTTTAAGGTTTTAGAATTTAATTGTCGGTTCGGTGATCCAGAAACCCAAGTGATTCTGCCACTCTTGGAAACACCGTTAGAAGAGTTAATGCTTGCCTGCATTGAGCAGCGCTTGGCAC
Above is a genomic segment from Fischerella sp. JS2 containing:
- the purD gene encoding phosphoribosylamine--glycine ligase, producing MKVLVVGNGGREHALAWKLLQSRQIEQVTCVPGNGGTASMLHCQNLPLGIDDFEGIGQFAQKEQISLVVVGPEVPLAMGISDYLNSQGLKVFGPTRGGAQIEASKAWAKALMQEVGIPTAHSAVFTQASAAKSYVKDHGAPIVVKADGLAAGKGVTVAQTLDQAIEAIEAIFRGQFGNAGKFVVIEECLIGEEVSVLALTDGLTIRSLLPAQDHKRSGEGDTGENTGGMGAYAPAPIATPELMARVQKEVLEKAIAAFRAKNIDYRGVLYAGLMITPDGGFKVLEFNCRFGDPETQVILPLLETPLEELMLACIEQRLAQMPPIAWKQGAAATVVAAALGYPGTYEKGKVIAGIAEAEAIGATVFHAGTKLQDGQLITDGGRVLNVTGTGENFEQALAQAYAGMRCINFEDMYYRRDIGHRLKGV
- a CDS encoding NAD-dependent epimerase/dehydratase family protein, coding for MTKSIVTGAAGFIGSHLVEALLKQGEEVIGIDEFNDYYDPTIKRKNIAHLRNHPAFTLVEGNIQFLDWQTLLKNVDVIYHQAAQAGVRASWGQGFRAYTERNINSTQVLLEAAKDTPSLQRLVFASTSSVYGDAETLPTHEEICPKPVSPYGITKLAAERLCGLYHKNFGVPFVSLRYFTVYGPRQRPDMAFHKFFKAVLTDKAIPIYGDGQQTRDFTFVNDAVAANLAAATVPEAIGEIFNIGGGSTVVLAEVLNTMEEIVGHLIKKNYIEKAMGDARHTAADVSKARKILGYQPQVSLSDGLRQEWQWIQSFY